The Deinococcus sp. Marseille-Q6407 genome has a window encoding:
- a CDS encoding RelA/SpoT family protein — protein sequence MEQLRALIAERPDAERDLVERAYEFAREAHAGVVRKSGEEYITHPVAVATILADLGMDSTSIAAGLLHDTVEDVDGVTFEVITERFGPDVSRIVEGETKVSKLSKAGSQTAEVSDDGRDMQAENLRQMLIAMTDDLRVIVVKLADRLHNMRTMDSMPPEKQKRISRETMEVFAPLAHRLGIGQVKWELEDLSFRYLYPEEYHELRSRLRMQLDERDGIVKNAEESLRSALADDLELPDWVIDIDISGRSKHLWSIFNKMRREGKALEQIFDLMALRVILTPRPMEAREGTDPERLARAEETREKRICYHTISIVHSLWTPLPGRFKDYIAVPKPNGYQSLHTTVIGKSGQPIEIQIRSLRMHEVAEYGVAAHWMYKQGGQLNQRERDQWIDQLRELQNEVGDATEYMETVKNDFLSQRVRVFTPKGLAISLTAGSTPVDFAYHIHTRIGETMVGARVNGKIVPLSQKLQNGDMVEILTSKNGKPSKDWLNFAGTRSARTKIRYFFRQDERLGALAHGQQMLERYLRKRQLPVRKLMSVKKLEDAAQKLAGSRNPDELFLALHAGKVTTAQAARTLDPALEVKKAPSSPLPPHSSAKDGHAPTIYVDGLSTSTKLSQCCQPIRGDQIMGYLTRGRGVSIHRIDCPNMIRLLADEPERCVSASWNSRAEEHFEVNLDVVAPDRDGLLADILSVLARNQYSPLRFEAFVDAGEAAHVCLRLDFANNPEMKSLLSELKAVSGVEEVRRTRGFGRTALNE from the coding sequence ATCACCCATCCGGTGGCGGTCGCCACCATCCTGGCCGATCTGGGCATGGACAGCACCAGCATCGCCGCCGGGCTGCTGCACGACACGGTCGAAGACGTGGACGGCGTGACTTTCGAGGTGATTACCGAGCGGTTCGGCCCGGATGTCAGCCGGATCGTGGAGGGCGAAACCAAGGTCAGCAAGCTGAGCAAGGCCGGCTCGCAGACCGCCGAGGTCAGCGACGACGGCCGCGACATGCAGGCCGAGAACCTGCGCCAGATGCTGATCGCTATGACCGACGACCTGCGGGTGATCGTGGTCAAGCTGGCCGACCGCCTGCACAACATGCGGACCATGGATTCGATGCCGCCCGAAAAGCAAAAGCGCATCTCGCGTGAGACGATGGAAGTCTTCGCGCCGCTGGCGCACCGCCTGGGCATCGGGCAGGTCAAGTGGGAGCTGGAAGACCTCAGCTTTCGCTACCTCTATCCCGAGGAATACCACGAACTGCGCTCCAGACTGCGGATGCAGCTGGACGAGCGCGACGGCATCGTCAAGAATGCCGAGGAAAGCCTGCGCTCGGCCCTGGCTGACGACCTCGAACTGCCCGACTGGGTGATCGACATCGACATCTCGGGCCGCTCCAAGCACCTGTGGAGCATCTTCAACAAGATGCGGCGCGAGGGCAAGGCGCTGGAACAGATTTTCGACCTGATGGCGCTGCGGGTGATTCTGACCCCCCGGCCGATGGAAGCCCGCGAGGGCACCGACCCCGAGCGGCTGGCCCGCGCCGAGGAAACCCGCGAGAAGCGCATCTGCTACCACACCATTTCGATCGTCCACTCGCTGTGGACACCGCTGCCGGGCCGCTTCAAGGATTACATCGCGGTGCCCAAGCCCAACGGCTACCAGTCGCTGCACACCACGGTGATCGGCAAAAGTGGGCAGCCTATCGAGATTCAGATTCGGTCGCTGCGAATGCACGAGGTGGCCGAATACGGGGTGGCAGCCCACTGGATGTACAAGCAGGGCGGGCAGCTGAACCAGCGCGAGCGCGACCAGTGGATCGACCAGCTGCGCGAGCTGCAAAACGAGGTGGGCGACGCCACCGAATACATGGAGACCGTCAAGAACGATTTCCTGTCGCAGCGGGTGCGGGTCTTTACACCCAAGGGGCTGGCGATCAGCCTCACGGCCGGCAGCACGCCGGTAGATTTCGCGTACCACATTCACACCCGCATCGGGGAAACCATGGTGGGGGCACGGGTGAACGGCAAAATCGTGCCGCTGAGCCAGAAGCTGCAAAACGGCGACATGGTGGAAATCCTGACCAGCAAGAACGGCAAGCCCAGCAAGGACTGGCTGAACTTTGCCGGCACCCGCTCGGCCCGCACCAAGATCCGCTATTTCTTCCGCCAGGACGAGCGGCTGGGCGCACTGGCGCACGGCCAGCAGATGCTGGAGCGTTATCTGCGCAAGCGCCAGCTGCCGGTGCGCAAGCTGATGAGCGTCAAGAAGCTGGAAGACGCCGCGCAGAAACTGGCCGGCAGCCGCAACCCCGACGAACTGTTCCTGGCACTGCACGCCGGCAAAGTGACCACCGCCCAGGCCGCCCGCACCCTGGACCCGGCGCTGGAGGTGAAAAAAGCGCCGTCCTCACCGCTGCCGCCCCACAGCAGCGCCAAGGACGGCCACGCTCCCACCATCTACGTGGACGGCCTGAGCACCTCCACCAAGCTGAGTCAGTGCTGCCAGCCCATTCGCGGCGACCAGATCATGGGTTACCTGACCCGTGGGCGCGGAGTCAGCATTCACCGCATCGACTGCCCCAACATGATCCGGCTGCTGGCCGACGAGCCGGAGCGCTGCGTGTCGGCGTCGTGGAACTCGCGCGCCGAGGAGCATTTCGAGGTCAATCTGGACGTGGTGGCCCCCGACCGCGACGGGTTGTTGGCCGATATTCTCAGCGTGCTGGCCCGCAACCAGTACAGCCCGCTGCGCTTCGAGGCTTTTGTGGACGCCGGAGAGGCAGCCCATGTTTGTCTGCGGCTGGATTTTGCCAACAATCCGGAAATGAAAAGCCTGCTGAGCGAACTCAAAGCGGTGAGCGGCGTAGAGGAAGTGCGCCGCACCCGTGGCTTTGGCCGCACCGCCCTGAACGAATAA